One segment of Desulfuromonas acetoxidans DSM 684 DNA contains the following:
- the cas2e gene encoding type I-E CRISPR-associated endoribonuclease Cas2e, producing MLVIVVENAPDRLRGRLALWLLEVRAGVYVGKPPRRVRDMIVDNVHQGIESGNAVIAWSTNTEAGFDFITLGENRRIPKEMDGIKLVSFLPEVECLPTDTSKNGG from the coding sequence ATGCTGGTCATCGTGGTTGAAAACGCCCCGGACCGTCTGCGTGGACGATTGGCTTTATGGCTGCTGGAAGTGCGTGCCGGTGTCTATGTCGGCAAGCCGCCTCGGCGAGTACGGGATATGATTGTCGATAACGTCCATCAGGGCATCGAATCCGGGAATGCGGTTATAGCCTGGAGCACGAATACTGAAGCCGGTTTTGATTTTATCACTCTCGGTGAAAACCGCCGTATTCCAAAGGAGATGGATGGCATCAAGCTGGTGTCCTTTCTTCCGGAGGTTGAATGCCTCCCTACCGATACAAGCAAAAATGGTGGATGA
- the cas1e gene encoding type I-E CRISPR-associated endonuclease Cas1e has product MSEPLLPPLKPIPIKDRISVLFVEKGQLDVLDGAFVLVDKTGVRTHIPVGGIACLMLEPGTRVSHAAAVLASRVGCLLVWVGEAGVRLYSAGQPGGARADRLLYQAKLALDDSARLKVVRKMYELRFGEKPPERRSVEQLRGIEGARVRKTYDLLAKQYRVTWKKRNYDHSEWGSGDVPNRCLSSATACLYGICEAAILAAGYAPAIGFIHTGKPQSFVYDIADVFKFETVVPVAFRIAAKQPRNPEREVRLACRDAFRQSKILKRIIPTIEQILAAGEVTVPGKHIEAVDMAIPNKEGIGDAGHRG; this is encoded by the coding sequence ATGAGTGAACCGTTATTGCCACCCCTCAAACCCATTCCCATCAAAGACCGCATTTCGGTGCTGTTTGTCGAAAAAGGGCAGCTCGATGTGCTCGACGGGGCCTTTGTCCTGGTTGATAAAACCGGCGTGCGTACCCATATCCCCGTGGGCGGTATTGCCTGCCTGATGCTGGAACCGGGTACGAGGGTATCGCACGCTGCTGCAGTGCTGGCATCGCGCGTCGGTTGTTTGCTGGTGTGGGTGGGGGAAGCCGGGGTGCGGCTGTATTCCGCCGGGCAACCGGGTGGGGCACGGGCGGACCGTCTGTTGTATCAGGCCAAGCTCGCTCTGGATGATTCAGCGCGGCTCAAGGTTGTGCGAAAAATGTACGAATTACGCTTTGGCGAAAAACCGCCGGAGCGCCGCAGTGTCGAGCAGTTACGCGGCATCGAAGGGGCGCGGGTGCGCAAAACCTACGACCTGCTGGCAAAACAGTATCGCGTCACCTGGAAAAAACGCAATTATGACCACTCCGAATGGGGTAGCGGCGATGTGCCCAACCGCTGCCTCAGTTCGGCCACCGCCTGCTTGTACGGCATCTGTGAAGCCGCCATCCTCGCGGCCGGTTATGCTCCGGCCATCGGTTTTATCCATACCGGAAAGCCGCAGTCCTTTGTTTACGATATCGCCGATGTGTTCAAGTTTGAAACCGTGGTGCCGGTCGCCTTTCGCATCGCGGCCAAACAACCGCGCAACCCGGAACGGGAGGTGCGGCTCGCTTGCCGTGATGCGTTTCGTCAGAGCAAAATCCTCAAACGAATCATTCCCACCATTGAGCAAATTCTCGCCGCCGGAGAAGTAACCGTGCCGGGGAAACACATCGAAGCTGTTGATATGGCCATCCCCAACAAGGAAGGAATCGGTGATGCTGGTCATCGTGGTTGA
- the cas6e gene encoding type I-E CRISPR-associated protein Cas6/Cse3/CasE: MYLSKIMIKGAACRNPYEIHRILWNLFPSDADAQRDYLFRVERMGQQQAEILLQSQRKPECATRDASLLATREYVPRLRSGQRLRFMVIGNPVKTILDESGRLNRQGEVKKCRVPLIRDEEWRQWLERKLAGCAELETLIAEKRLPMNFRKAKERRVGKIQPVRFQGVLKVENEAALMDLIENGIGPAKGFGCGMLSLARA, translated from the coding sequence ATGTATCTGAGTAAAATCATGATCAAAGGGGCTGCATGTCGCAATCCGTATGAAATCCATCGAATATTATGGAACCTGTTTCCTTCAGATGCCGATGCACAGCGTGATTATCTGTTTCGAGTGGAGCGAATGGGGCAGCAGCAGGCGGAAATTTTGTTGCAATCGCAAAGAAAACCCGAGTGCGCAACACGTGATGCATCCCTGCTGGCGACACGGGAATACGTGCCTCGATTGCGGTCCGGGCAGCGACTCCGTTTTATGGTAATTGGTAATCCTGTTAAGACCATTCTCGACGAAAGTGGACGGCTTAATCGGCAAGGAGAGGTGAAAAAATGCCGTGTGCCGTTAATTCGTGACGAAGAATGGCGACAGTGGTTGGAACGTAAACTGGCTGGCTGCGCAGAGTTAGAAACCCTGATCGCCGAAAAACGTTTACCGATGAATTTTCGCAAAGCCAAGGAGCGTCGTGTTGGGAAAATTCAGCCCGTTCGTTTTCAAGGTGTTCTCAAAGTTGAGAATGAAGCAGCGTTGATGGATTTGATTGAAAACGGTATTGGTCCTGCAAAAGGGTTTGGCTGCGGGATGTTGTCTTTGGCACGAGCATAA
- the cas5e gene encoding type I-E CRISPR-associated protein Cas5/CasD, with translation MEDFLILKLQGPMQAWGEHSFEGTRSSGNFPTLSALLGLLGACLGIRRNEHGRLQQLADSVHFAVRKEVRHVKTAGSTCPLTVIKMTDYHTVQDARQNYSGLKSHETIQTWREYLQDAEFTVAIWVDAGATVSLADLERAIKKPIFTPYLGRRSCPLAQPLFSRKVSAQNPLQAFEQCEGAGGVVFTDADIDGLADRSIRLRDVPMINQPRQFASRTVYIYGGPHVSE, from the coding sequence ATGGAGGATTTTCTGATTCTCAAACTACAAGGTCCGATGCAGGCCTGGGGTGAACATAGTTTTGAGGGGACCCGCTCGTCGGGAAATTTTCCGACGCTCAGCGCTCTACTTGGTTTGCTCGGTGCCTGCCTTGGAATTCGTCGTAACGAGCATGGTCGCTTGCAACAGTTGGCGGACAGTGTTCATTTTGCGGTACGCAAAGAGGTTCGTCATGTCAAAACAGCAGGCAGCACTTGTCCTTTAACGGTGATTAAAATGACGGATTACCACACCGTTCAGGACGCGCGCCAGAATTACAGTGGTTTAAAAAGTCATGAAACCATCCAGACGTGGCGGGAATACCTTCAAGACGCTGAATTCACCGTTGCAATTTGGGTCGATGCTGGAGCCACCGTTTCACTGGCTGATCTGGAAAGGGCGATCAAAAAGCCGATTTTTACCCCCTATCTGGGACGGCGCAGTTGTCCGCTGGCACAGCCTCTCTTCTCCCGAAAGGTTTCGGCACAAAATCCTTTGCAAGCTTTTGAACAATGCGAGGGGGCTGGTGGCGTGGTGTTCACGGATGCTGATATTGATGGCCTGGCGGATCGCAGTATCCGTTTGCGTGATGTGCCGATGATCAATCAACCACGTCAATTTGCCTCTCGCACTGTCTATATTTACGGAGGACCGCATGTATCTGAGTAA
- the cas7e gene encoding type I-E CRISPR-associated protein Cas7/Cse4/CasC, whose product MKNYVNFHILISHSPSCLNRDDMNMQKSAIFGGVRRVRVSSQSLKRAMRKSDYYADNLGEGSIRTKHLSQLRDRFIAELEGRFPVEIIEKTMKLLIEKDVAVDGIVEGDAVAPWALEEFSWFCEQVKKAQNEGVDDKALIKQLKDSVESMRKTLVGGLDIALSGRMATSGLLSELGQVDGALAMAHALTTHAVDSDIDWFTAVDDLQEQGSGHLDTQEFSSGVFYRYASLNLGQLQENLGNASREKALEIASHLLYMMATVVPSAKQQSFAAHNVADLALVSFSDLPISLANAFEKPIMQHNGSGFREPSMTALQDYWQRVHIGYGLDEQCAQFSLAKSEIPEGIAVKTNLEELKTWVRNNGEG is encoded by the coding sequence ATGAAGAATTACGTCAATTTTCACATCCTGATTTCCCATAGCCCTTCCTGTCTGAACCGTGATGACATGAACATGCAGAAATCTGCAATTTTCGGTGGTGTTCGCCGGGTACGTGTTTCCAGTCAGAGCCTTAAACGCGCTATGAGAAAAAGCGATTATTATGCGGACAACCTGGGTGAAGGTAGCATTAGAACAAAGCATCTGAGTCAATTGCGGGACAGGTTTATTGCGGAACTTGAGGGCCGTTTCCCTGTTGAGATTATTGAAAAAACAATGAAACTTTTGATTGAAAAAGATGTTGCCGTTGATGGCATTGTCGAAGGGGATGCCGTTGCTCCCTGGGCGCTTGAAGAGTTTTCCTGGTTTTGTGAACAGGTCAAAAAGGCTCAGAACGAGGGAGTGGATGACAAGGCCTTGATCAAACAACTGAAAGACTCTGTCGAATCCATGCGCAAGACATTGGTTGGCGGACTGGATATAGCCCTGTCTGGACGCATGGCAACCTCCGGCTTGCTCAGTGAGCTTGGTCAGGTGGATGGTGCTCTGGCTATGGCGCACGCTTTAACGACACACGCTGTTGATTCCGATATTGACTGGTTTACCGCCGTGGATGACCTTCAGGAACAAGGTTCTGGTCATCTTGATACGCAGGAATTTTCCAGTGGCGTCTTTTATCGTTATGCCAGCCTGAATCTCGGCCAATTGCAGGAAAATCTTGGCAACGCATCACGGGAAAAAGCGTTGGAAATTGCTTCCCACCTTTTGTACATGATGGCGACCGTGGTTCCTTCGGCCAAGCAACAGAGTTTTGCTGCACACAATGTGGCGGATCTGGCGCTGGTTTCGTTTTCCGACCTTCCCATTTCTCTCGCGAATGCTTTTGAAAAACCCATCATGCAACATAACGGCAGTGGCTTTCGGGAACCCTCAATGACGGCACTGCAGGATTATTGGCAACGTGTGCATATCGGATACGGTCTGGATGAACAGTGCGCGCAGTTTTCCTTGGCAAAATCAGAAATTCCAGAGGGGATTGCTGTCAAGACGAACCTTGAAGAATTGAAAACCTGGGTGCGCAATAATGGTGAGGGGTAA
- the casB gene encoding type I-E CRISPR-associated protein Cse2/CasB, whose translation MTKENDFMELYQAWKSLPNGSKAELRRCTKPDDLLEVPAFYRLFGGRGEKEWQKKAYQRLIFCLPCIEHTEQKISLGAALAGGRKGERPAVSESRMIQVIRNQTPNDMIQLRRILKQVEPKVHWPLMAKQLWYWDYNERSKRDLLEDFFINQSDK comes from the coding sequence ATGACAAAAGAAAATGATTTTATGGAGCTGTACCAGGCCTGGAAGTCTTTGCCGAATGGTTCCAAAGCTGAATTGAGACGCTGCACCAAACCGGACGATCTGCTGGAAGTGCCGGCCTTTTATCGTCTGTTCGGCGGACGCGGAGAAAAAGAATGGCAAAAGAAAGCCTATCAAAGGCTGATTTTTTGCCTGCCCTGCATTGAGCATACGGAACAAAAGATTTCTTTAGGGGCTGCTTTGGCAGGTGGCCGCAAAGGAGAGCGACCAGCAGTTTCCGAAAGCCGCATGATCCAGGTGATCCGCAACCAGACCCCCAACGACATGATCCAGTTGCGCCGTATCCTCAAACAGGTTGAACCTAAAGTGCATTGGCCGCTTATGGCAAAACAGCTGTGGTACTGGGATTACAACGAACGCAGTAAACGTGATTTGCTCGAAGATTTTTTCATCAATCAGTCAGATAAATAA
- the casA gene encoding type I-E CRISPR-associated protein Cse1/CasA has protein sequence MNLLSDAWIPVRLQGKASAQKLTVRQLLCGDEHWELCLPRDDMELAALQLLICLTQALATPDNATTLKQRIKTPLTGELLDSAGKFFNDWFQLDHPTSPFMQVRNVKAKEPTPMDKLLAGVTGATNSCFVNPSGLGESLCAGCTAIALFNQAMNVPGFGGGFKAGLRGGAPVTTLVQGEHLRQTIWLNVLTEENIDHLLPWHQKTKKQKPTWIDPIKPETFAAQSIGFLRGLFWQPAHIELCQAEQGGSCSCCGQHHVEVYRGFNKAKFSYRIEGLWPHPHGARIVALKKGEKEEKFVSFTTTAPSWTQLGSFVFARDVVDAKTPGQQPAAVIKQAQELGLRRLALTVGGYRNNQASILERRHELLSLGQGWNKHPKTVQEIVDKALGYRDALNKALLTFFKGMNNKEIKGAGVAVHEAGKEQFYRRSEGIILDALASVDFENPKETLLTLGEVLHRLDRELFEELVQPYLSDPNLGYTPFLRTV, from the coding sequence ATGAATCTATTGAGCGATGCCTGGATACCTGTTCGGTTACAGGGTAAAGCCTCGGCGCAGAAGCTAACAGTTCGACAGCTTCTCTGTGGAGACGAACACTGGGAGTTGTGCCTGCCACGTGACGACATGGAACTGGCGGCATTGCAGCTGTTGATTTGTCTGACCCAGGCCCTGGCAACACCGGACAACGCCACCACATTGAAACAGCGAATCAAGACGCCGTTAACTGGGGAGCTGCTCGATAGCGCGGGCAAATTCTTTAATGATTGGTTTCAGCTAGATCATCCAACATCCCCCTTCATGCAAGTCCGTAACGTCAAGGCAAAAGAACCGACTCCGATGGACAAACTGCTGGCCGGGGTTACCGGCGCCACCAACAGCTGTTTTGTCAATCCATCCGGCTTGGGGGAGTCCCTGTGTGCCGGGTGTACAGCGATAGCCTTGTTTAACCAGGCCATGAACGTACCCGGTTTTGGTGGCGGGTTCAAAGCCGGCTTGCGCGGTGGGGCACCGGTAACAACTCTGGTGCAGGGAGAACATTTGCGCCAAACCATTTGGTTGAATGTTCTCACTGAGGAAAACATTGACCACTTGTTGCCCTGGCATCAGAAGACAAAGAAACAAAAACCGACATGGATAGACCCTATTAAGCCGGAAACTTTTGCCGCTCAGAGCATTGGTTTTCTTCGTGGACTGTTTTGGCAACCGGCACACATCGAACTCTGCCAGGCAGAGCAAGGGGGATCATGCAGTTGTTGTGGTCAACACCATGTCGAGGTTTATCGGGGCTTCAATAAGGCCAAATTCAGTTACCGCATTGAAGGTTTGTGGCCCCATCCTCATGGAGCCAGAATCGTTGCTTTGAAAAAAGGGGAGAAAGAAGAAAAATTCGTGAGCTTCACCACAACCGCACCCTCATGGACTCAGTTGGGGTCCTTTGTTTTTGCACGGGATGTGGTTGATGCCAAAACACCAGGTCAACAGCCGGCTGCTGTGATTAAACAGGCACAGGAATTAGGCTTGCGAAGGCTGGCTTTGACAGTCGGCGGTTATCGCAACAACCAAGCCTCTATTCTGGAACGCCGTCATGAACTCCTCTCTTTAGGCCAGGGCTGGAATAAACATCCGAAAACGGTTCAAGAGATTGTGGATAAGGCCCTTGGTTACCGTGATGCTTTGAATAAGGCGCTTTTGACCTTTTTTAAAGGAATGAACAACAAAGAAATCAAGGGCGCCGGAGTAGCTGTTCATGAAGCGGGCAAAGAGCAATTCTATCGCCGTAGCGAAGGAATCATTCTTGATGCTCTGGCTAGTGTGGACTTTGAGAATCCCAAAGAAACTCTGTTGACTCTTGGCGAAGTCCTGCACCGCCTTGACCGTGAGCTGTTTGAGGAACTTGTCCAACCTTATTTAAGTGATCCGAATCTGGGTTATACCCCGTTTCTACGGACGGTTTGA
- the cas3 gene encoding CRISPR-associated helicase/endonuclease Cas3 — MEFVKFYAYWGKTAEDGRYHLLPYHCLDVAAVAAAWWNASFAIRHRFCQGQDETRIRAWLLFFCALHDYGKFDLRFQLKSHPAFKQLYGFSDGILPSKNESKDYWHGEAGLYWFHNDILELFGEGDTGDSLFVDENDPEQWAAFKPWIEAVTGHHGHLKNADYLRDLSFSSQVDDRYASIDFKSRVAWLYALEKLFLTPAGLSMTSEPPCLSSYQAVFLAGFCSVADWLGSRCDDTDFSFLETPQDLQSYFEGKIAADAQRVLQLSGLIGQPKSFSGVAALLPAGKPPRPLQCLTENLPANPSLTIIEAPTGNGKTEAALAHAWKIVDSGLAEAIIFALPTQATANAMFGRLEKAAKILFADSPNLLLAHGFARFNEPFAELKKRGRVEDGDEQDGWVKCSEWLAESRKRVFLGQIGVCTIDQVLISVLPVRHRFVRGFGVGRSVLIVDEVHAYDAYMYGLLEEVLRQQRASGGSAILLSATLPFHQKQHLFSAWDSDLPESRERDSYPLISCATNREVLPLSLAEDDEPDPLTVNVECVRFDGMVPDASLIERLIAAAAAGAQVAVICNLVDVAQNLYEQLKKQAKEASITVDLFHARFRFLDRQVKEQSVIHTFGLNGNRKKGRILVATQVVEQSLDVDFDWIITQLCPIDLLFQRMGRLHRHEINDATRPAAFSKRLCTVVLPTDDDYGGTAVVYGNKRVLWRTEQILAESEQIVFPVAYRTQIEKAYQQEPWPYEPEEITEANREFEDEIYIKGYKARQAVNMARDSNPFVDSDESITAVTRDGEMSLTVIPYLDSDAGRRTLDGDLLDSLDEYRLLEILALNSINVPGTGGWKGALKDVPLGEDKRYWLNMQPTREGFIAEGIQTIFRYHRDTGLRREKK; from the coding sequence ATGGAGTTCGTAAAATTTTATGCCTACTGGGGCAAAACAGCTGAGGATGGCCGCTATCATCTGTTGCCCTATCACTGTTTGGATGTGGCGGCAGTGGCAGCTGCATGGTGGAATGCAAGTTTTGCTATCCGTCATCGTTTTTGTCAGGGACAGGATGAAACTCGAATCCGGGCTTGGTTACTGTTTTTCTGTGCCTTACATGATTACGGAAAGTTTGACTTACGGTTCCAACTCAAAAGCCATCCTGCGTTCAAACAGCTCTATGGTTTTTCGGATGGCATTCTGCCTTCTAAGAATGAAAGTAAGGACTACTGGCATGGAGAGGCCGGACTGTATTGGTTCCATAACGATATTCTGGAGCTTTTCGGCGAGGGGGATACCGGTGATAGTCTATTTGTGGATGAAAATGATCCTGAGCAGTGGGCGGCTTTTAAGCCTTGGATAGAAGCGGTTACCGGACATCATGGGCATTTAAAGAATGCCGACTACCTGCGTGATTTATCCTTCAGCTCCCAGGTTGATGACCGTTATGCCTCAATTGATTTCAAATCTCGGGTGGCATGGCTGTACGCTCTTGAAAAGCTTTTTTTGACTCCGGCGGGCCTATCAATGACCAGCGAGCCACCCTGCCTCTCATCTTATCAAGCCGTTTTTCTCGCCGGGTTTTGCTCTGTTGCCGATTGGCTGGGCTCCCGTTGTGACGATACAGATTTCTCCTTTCTTGAAACCCCGCAGGATCTTCAATCTTATTTTGAAGGAAAGATTGCTGCCGATGCTCAAAGAGTTCTGCAATTATCCGGCCTCATCGGTCAGCCAAAGTCTTTCTCTGGAGTCGCCGCTTTGCTTCCTGCTGGAAAGCCTCCTCGACCTTTACAGTGTTTAACCGAAAATCTTCCAGCCAATCCGTCCCTGACTATCATCGAAGCGCCGACCGGAAATGGTAAAACGGAAGCCGCCCTGGCTCACGCCTGGAAAATCGTTGATAGCGGGTTGGCTGAGGCGATTATTTTCGCGTTACCAACCCAGGCGACTGCTAATGCCATGTTTGGTCGTTTGGAAAAAGCAGCGAAAATCCTTTTTGCCGATTCTCCCAATCTCCTGTTGGCCCACGGGTTTGCCAGATTTAATGAACCTTTTGCTGAACTGAAAAAACGAGGAAGGGTTGAAGACGGCGATGAACAGGACGGCTGGGTCAAGTGCAGTGAATGGTTGGCTGAGAGTCGCAAACGGGTTTTTCTTGGTCAGATCGGAGTTTGCACCATTGATCAGGTGCTTATTTCGGTGTTGCCGGTCCGGCATCGTTTCGTGCGAGGTTTTGGCGTGGGGCGCAGTGTGCTGATTGTCGATGAGGTGCACGCTTATGATGCCTACATGTATGGTTTGCTGGAAGAGGTTCTACGACAGCAACGAGCATCTGGTGGATCAGCGATTCTGTTGTCGGCAACCCTGCCTTTTCACCAAAAACAGCATCTGTTTTCAGCGTGGGATAGTGATTTGCCAGAGTCGCGAGAGCGCGATTCCTATCCTCTCATCAGTTGTGCCACCAATAGGGAAGTTTTGCCGCTTTCGTTGGCGGAAGATGATGAACCGGACCCGCTTACTGTCAACGTCGAATGCGTTCGTTTTGACGGCATGGTGCCTGATGCGTCGTTGATAGAGCGGTTGATCGCAGCCGCTGCGGCGGGAGCACAAGTGGCGGTGATCTGTAATCTGGTTGATGTTGCACAAAACCTTTATGAGCAACTGAAGAAACAGGCGAAGGAGGCCTCTATCACGGTTGATCTGTTTCATGCCCGGTTCCGCTTTCTTGACCGCCAAGTGAAAGAACAGAGCGTCATACACACCTTTGGACTTAACGGTAATCGCAAAAAAGGGCGGATTCTGGTGGCGACACAGGTGGTGGAGCAATCTCTGGATGTCGATTTCGATTGGATCATCACGCAACTCTGCCCCATTGATCTCTTATTTCAGCGCATGGGCCGTCTGCATCGCCATGAAATCAATGATGCAACGCGTCCAGCTGCTTTTTCCAAGCGGTTGTGTACGGTGGTGTTGCCGACCGACGATGATTACGGCGGTACTGCAGTCGTTTATGGCAACAAGCGCGTTTTATGGCGCACAGAGCAGATTCTTGCTGAAAGTGAACAGATAGTCTTTCCAGTGGCTTACCGGACCCAGATTGAAAAAGCTTATCAACAGGAACCGTGGCCCTATGAACCCGAAGAGATCACTGAGGCTAACCGTGAGTTCGAGGATGAAATTTACATCAAAGGCTATAAAGCACGCCAGGCGGTCAATATGGCCAGAGATTCCAATCCTTTTGTCGATAGCGATGAAAGCATCACCGCCGTGACCCGCGATGGAGAAATGAGTTTGACGGTCATTCCATATCTCGATTCGGACGCCGGTCGCCGGACACTGGATGGTGACTTATTGGACTCGCTGGATGAATACCGGTTGCTCGAAATACTGGCGCTCAACAGTATCAATGTGCCGGGAACAGGAGGGTGGAAAGGCGCTTTGAAAGATGTCCCTCTGGGGGAGGATAAACGGTACTGGTTAAATATGCAGCCGACAAGAGAGGGATTTATTGCCGAAGGAATACAGACAATTTTTCGGTATCACCGGGATACCGGTTTGAGGAGGGAGAAAAAATGA
- a CDS encoding helix-turn-helix transcriptional regulator → MLSRIERFFWFDHQIRQGNYPNAPKLARQFEISERTAKRDIDALTNQIGAPLEYNATRRGYRYSDASYSLTWTRFSHQEIMAMLILRRMLDSGGASPLSGELNALCEKMLTNLEQCGIDREHLDHCFSANWSHYIPVDETIFQQLGEAVLTRRKVYFSYQNPTRPQASSRMVHPYHLQHYSGSWYLISWCEEQQDWRTFQLSRISQMHLTDTPFDYRDPETWQHKIQGACGIFQDQHHQPVTLRFSARRAPFVREQHWCDGQQQVLRDDGRLELTIPVADYREIVMKILEHGAEVEVVSPADLRQQVVEEIARMSAVYN, encoded by the coding sequence ATGCTGTCCCGTATTGAACGCTTTTTCTGGTTTGACCATCAGATCCGCCAGGGCAACTATCCCAACGCGCCCAAGCTGGCACGCCAGTTTGAGATCAGCGAGCGCACGGCCAAGCGTGATATTGACGCCTTGACCAACCAGATCGGTGCCCCGCTGGAATACAACGCCACCCGGCGCGGGTATCGTTACAGCGACGCCAGCTACAGCTTGACCTGGACGCGGTTCTCCCATCAGGAGATCATGGCCATGCTCATTCTGCGCCGCATGCTCGACAGCGGCGGGGCGTCGCCGCTCAGTGGTGAACTCAACGCCCTGTGCGAAAAGATGCTCACCAATCTGGAGCAATGCGGTATTGACCGCGAACATCTTGACCACTGTTTTTCCGCCAACTGGAGTCATTACATCCCGGTGGATGAGACCATCTTTCAGCAACTCGGTGAGGCGGTGCTGACCCGGCGCAAGGTCTATTTCAGCTACCAGAATCCGACCCGCCCGCAAGCGAGCAGCCGCATGGTGCATCCCTACCATCTGCAACATTACAGCGGCAGTTGGTATCTGATTAGCTGGTGTGAAGAGCAGCAGGATTGGCGCACCTTCCAGTTGTCACGTATCAGCCAGATGCACCTCACCGATACACCCTTTGACTACCGTGATCCAGAAACCTGGCAGCATAAGATTCAAGGGGCGTGCGGTATTTTTCAGGATCAGCACCATCAGCCGGTCACCCTGCGCTTCAGCGCCCGGCGTGCGCCGTTTGTGCGGGAACAACACTGGTGCGATGGTCAGCAGCAGGTTCTACGCGACGACGGCCGCCTGGAATTGACCATCCCCGTGGCCGATTACCGGGAAATCGTCATGAAGATCCTCGAGCACGGCGCTGAGGTGGAAGTGGTATCGCCCGCTGATCTGCGTCAGCAGGTGGTTGAGGAAATTGCACGGATGAGCGCTGTTTATAACTGA